The Vibrio gallaecicus genome contains a region encoding:
- a CDS encoding efflux RND transporter periplasmic adaptor subunit → MYKLMKRSAMALALSTFLIGCGEATQTESPVDSAVSTTGTVLTVETIALELSPSYAVQREYVGVVKAGQQANLGFELAGKVQEIFVDVGDTVTEGQPLIRLDTQLLKTESSQLKAQSEEVKAQLSLVAANLKRQRSLKAKGFSAEAEIDTLTSEQRVLQANLLRIDASVQANDLKLIKSTVLAPYSGTIATRFVSLGDVVNVGNPTLTLLATEGKEAFIGIPAHQMLKVTSLEAPVIRVANSNYSVSLLNPGAMVDTQSRSVALRYLFPEKSPVLEGQLTYLQFDETIDEQGYWIPLTGLIDGLRGVWNIFVIGEGNKVERRSVQVLFANNQQAYVIGALADGEQVIASGLHRLVPGQTVKPAEVAK, encoded by the coding sequence ATGTATAAATTGATGAAGAGAAGTGCGATGGCGTTAGCGCTATCGACTTTTCTTATTGGATGTGGAGAAGCAACGCAAACTGAGTCTCCAGTTGACTCAGCTGTTTCAACTACAGGAACGGTATTAACTGTTGAAACGATCGCTTTGGAGCTATCACCTTCTTATGCAGTTCAGCGTGAATATGTTGGAGTTGTCAAAGCTGGGCAGCAAGCCAATTTGGGCTTTGAATTAGCAGGGAAAGTACAAGAGATATTTGTTGATGTGGGTGATACCGTCACAGAAGGGCAGCCACTTATTCGTTTAGATACTCAGCTTCTTAAAACAGAGTCCAGCCAGTTAAAAGCCCAATCTGAAGAAGTAAAAGCTCAGTTAAGTTTAGTGGCGGCTAACCTAAAGCGTCAGCGTTCGCTCAAAGCGAAAGGTTTCAGTGCTGAAGCTGAAATCGACACACTGACTAGTGAGCAGCGTGTACTGCAAGCTAACCTTCTGCGGATTGATGCTTCAGTACAAGCAAATGATTTAAAACTGATTAAATCGACTGTTCTTGCTCCGTATTCGGGCACGATAGCAACGCGTTTTGTTTCATTAGGTGATGTGGTAAATGTGGGAAACCCGACATTGACTCTACTTGCAACGGAAGGGAAAGAAGCCTTCATTGGCATTCCTGCTCATCAAATGCTAAAGGTCACTTCACTTGAAGCTCCGGTGATAAGAGTGGCTAACTCAAATTATTCTGTGAGTTTACTTAACCCTGGTGCCATGGTTGATACCCAGTCTCGCAGCGTAGCATTACGCTATCTCTTCCCAGAAAAATCACCAGTTTTAGAAGGGCAGCTTACTTACCTTCAATTTGATGAAACGATAGATGAACAAGGTTATTGGATCCCATTAACCGGATTAATCGATGGTTTACGTGGCGTGTGGAATATTTTCGTTATTGGTGAAGGTAACAAAGTTGAACGCAGAAGCGTTCAGGTTCTATTTGCAAATAATCAACAAGCTTATGTGATTGGTGCCTTAGCTGATGGCGAGCAGGTGATTGCCAGTGGTTTGCATCGTTTAGTTCCAGGGCAAACAGTAAAGCCTGCTGAAGTGGCTAAGTAG
- a CDS encoding TetR/AcrR family transcriptional regulator has product MTKIIKSEQKKSQILAAASELFSQYGYKINMDQIAKAANVSKQTVYSHFKNKDELFETCMQTRCIERELSPSAFDMDAPVAEELVKFGMKFQNLLLDEQARQTFQNAVSQANTHPEIAAVYLQSGPQKTTNLLAEYLKDKVNSGDFNLSVSSSPRIAAMQLLLMFHGKSAYWGFFGQDSQESDEDRLNYIQECVALFINGNCS; this is encoded by the coding sequence GTGACAAAAATCATCAAGAGTGAACAAAAAAAATCGCAGATCTTAGCCGCAGCCAGTGAGCTATTTTCTCAATACGGCTACAAGATCAATATGGATCAAATAGCGAAAGCTGCAAATGTTTCTAAGCAAACGGTCTATTCTCATTTCAAAAACAAAGATGAGTTATTTGAAACCTGCATGCAGACCAGATGTATTGAGAGAGAGTTAAGCCCAAGCGCATTTGATATGGATGCTCCTGTCGCCGAAGAACTGGTCAAATTTGGAATGAAGTTTCAGAACTTATTGCTTGATGAACAAGCAAGGCAAACTTTTCAAAATGCAGTCAGCCAAGCCAACACTCATCCTGAAATAGCCGCGGTTTACTTGCAGTCTGGTCCCCAGAAAACGACTAACTTATTGGCTGAGTATCTAAAAGACAAAGTCAATTCAGGTGACTTTAACTTGTCAGTTTCAAGTTCACCAAGAATTGCAGCCATGCAGTTGTTGCTCATGTTCCACGGAAAATCCGCTTACTGGGGATTCTTCGGGCAAGACAGCCAAGAAAGTGATGAAGATAGACTAAATTACATCCAAGAATGCGTGGCTCTGTTTATTAACGGTAACTGTTCTTAA
- a CDS encoding LysR family transcriptional regulator: MRLKTTLDQWQTLYEIDRAGSIQSAAIQLNKSHTTLIYAVRKLEEQLGVTLVRVEGRRAVLSEDGKALLRRACSMLDQARELELISEQLSKGIESEITVAVDHLCNPTWVYQIMAQFLESNSTTSIQLIETSLSKTTEMVTRELADVAIINLPVTNFPAEAFGVTSLIPVVAKSHPLASVDIVSLNQLSTLPQIVVRDLGSVEKQSDKKDVGWLKSSQRVTVDNFDHAFRAVEQGVGYCRLPKHIVESRGQETLTILNIEHSRSYQVPLHLTLPKGVKTGSAAKEFYSLLLSSAATRDFTF; encoded by the coding sequence ATGAGATTAAAGACGACCTTAGACCAGTGGCAAACCTTGTATGAAATAGACCGTGCAGGGAGCATTCAATCTGCCGCCATACAGTTAAATAAAAGCCACACCACGTTGATCTATGCGGTGCGTAAATTGGAGGAGCAACTTGGTGTGACGTTAGTTCGTGTCGAAGGGCGCAGAGCTGTGTTATCTGAAGATGGTAAAGCATTGTTAAGAAGAGCTTGTAGCATGCTGGATCAAGCCCGTGAGTTAGAGCTGATCAGTGAGCAGTTATCGAAAGGAATCGAATCTGAAATTACTGTAGCGGTCGATCACCTTTGTAACCCTACATGGGTATATCAAATAATGGCTCAATTCCTTGAAAGTAACAGTACAACATCTATTCAGCTTATCGAGACATCGCTTTCTAAAACGACAGAGATGGTGACTCGGGAGCTGGCTGATGTCGCTATTATTAACTTACCCGTGACTAATTTTCCTGCTGAAGCTTTTGGGGTGACTTCATTAATTCCAGTCGTTGCTAAATCACACCCCTTAGCGAGTGTTGATATTGTGTCTTTGAATCAGCTTTCAACGTTGCCTCAAATAGTGGTAAGAGATTTAGGATCAGTTGAAAAGCAGAGTGATAAAAAAGATGTGGGTTGGCTAAAGTCGAGTCAGCGCGTTACGGTTGATAACTTCGACCACGCATTTCGAGCGGTCGAACAAGGTGTTGGATATTGTCGTTTACCTAAGCATATCGTCGAAAGCCGAGGGCAAGAAACACTTACTATACTGAACATCGAGCACTCTCGAAGCTACCAAGTTCCGCTGCATTTGACACTGCCTAAAGGGGTGAAGACAGGCTCTGCGGCAAAAGAGTTTTACTCTTTATTACTGAGTTCAGCGGCAACACGAGACTTTACCTTTTAA
- a CDS encoding monooxygenase — protein MKLLQVDFGFKGPFGEDMANALMELANSINNEPGIVWKVWTESEKDQMGGGIYLFEDEPSAQAYLDMHTTRLQNMGINDVRGFIFDINQPLTAINRGPVAQVVQ, from the coding sequence ATGAAATTATTACAAGTAGATTTTGGATTTAAAGGACCATTTGGTGAAGATATGGCAAATGCATTAATGGAGCTAGCAAACTCAATTAATAACGAACCTGGCATAGTTTGGAAAGTTTGGACTGAAAGCGAAAAAGACCAAATGGGTGGTGGTATTTACTTATTCGAAGATGAACCCAGTGCTCAAGCTTACCTAGATATGCATACCACTCGATTACAGAACATGGGCATTAATGATGTACGTGGCTTCATATTTGACATTAATCAACCATTAACGGCTATCAACAGAGGTCCTGTAGCACAGGTGGTTCAATAA